A genomic segment from Armatimonadota bacterium encodes:
- the rliB gene encoding GntR family transcriptional regulator, whose translation MSSVKWKHIADAIRSQIESGELPAGTVLPSETELAQQYGVCRVTAHRAMFELQRLGLVVRKRKRGTFVAEPPPAKPVFVAAIFPFVHDYPQVEYLRGIRNALPDHYNLLLCETHNDPHREAQYLRRMQHEADGILCYPTCDLKNTPLLQRILDSGKPLICVDRQPDGLQCDAVMTDNYQSSLIGLRYLLEQGHRMIGYFSDDALYVSSIRERYEAYLQAMREAGHKDVASLVRLFPMRENIQLDYMVQAVYDALFTLLHQPRPITAVFCLHDYYMVAVLEACDRMGILVPDDLEVLSFADAPPLMTRVTRSVHRLVQQVYEMGHTAAIRLQRRIKGEVMPPEVTTTLASLYPAEHHLPGERKLLSPILSDDKEEKP comes from the coding sequence ATGTCTTCGGTGAAATGGAAGCACATCGCGGATGCTATCCGCTCCCAGATTGAGAGCGGCGAATTGCCTGCGGGCACCGTTCTGCCCTCGGAGACGGAGCTGGCGCAGCAGTACGGTGTGTGTCGGGTGACGGCACACCGCGCGATGTTTGAACTGCAAAGACTGGGGCTCGTGGTGCGCAAGCGCAAGCGGGGCACCTTCGTCGCGGAACCTCCACCTGCCAAGCCCGTTTTTGTGGCGGCGATCTTTCCCTTTGTGCACGATTACCCACAGGTGGAGTACCTTCGCGGCATCCGCAATGCGCTACCGGACCACTACAACCTGTTGCTCTGTGAGACCCACAATGACCCACACCGCGAAGCGCAGTACCTGCGTCGGATGCAACATGAGGCGGATGGTATTCTCTGTTATCCGACCTGTGACCTGAAGAACACCCCTTTGCTCCAGCGCATTCTGGATAGTGGCAAGCCGCTGATTTGCGTAGACCGTCAGCCCGATGGATTGCAGTGCGACGCGGTGATGACAGATAACTATCAATCCAGCCTGATAGGCTTGCGCTATTTGCTGGAGCAAGGACACCGGATGATTGGCTACTTCAGCGACGACGCGCTCTATGTGTCTTCTATCCGGGAGAGATACGAAGCGTACCTGCAGGCCATGCGGGAGGCTGGTCACAAAGATGTAGCCTCACTGGTTCGGCTGTTCCCGATGCGTGAAAACATCCAGCTGGACTACATGGTGCAGGCGGTGTATGATGCGTTGTTTACGCTACTGCATCAGCCCAGACCGATTACCGCCGTCTTCTGCTTACACGATTACTATATGGTGGCGGTGCTGGAGGCGTGTGACCGTATGGGCATCTTGGTACCAGATGACCTGGAAGTGCTCAGCTTCGCCGACGCTCCACCGTTGATGACCCGCGTCACACGCTCTGTACACCGTCTCGTGCAACAGGTGTACGAGATGGGGCATACCGCTGCCATTCGGTTACAACGCCGCATCAAGGGGGAGGTGATGCCGCCCGAAGTCACAACCACTCTGGCAAGTCTCTACCCTGCAGAACACCATCTGCCGGGGGAAAGGAAGTTACTTTCTCCAATACTCTCTGATGACAAGGAGGAAAAGCCATGA